One stretch of bacterium HR11 DNA includes these proteins:
- the fabG_3 gene encoding 3-oxoacyl-[acyl-carrier-protein] reductase FabG: MGDISQYFRLDQRVALITGGTSGLGLAIAEVFLQAGATVFITARRADRGQAALERLRPLGPVQFFPADVSRRWDVERLFDWLRGQTHRLDILVNNAGIMQVKDLTEMTEDEWEREWNIHVKGTFLCTQQALRFMLGQTSGVILNISSYLGLRGGSGFTPAYSAAKGAIVTFTKVLASRYGPYGIRANVLCPGFIPTDLNRHVFEEAPDPAAKRREIEERYPLRRLGEPIDVALAALYLCSDAARWVSGAVLVIDGGLSAR; encoded by the coding sequence ATGGGAGACATCAGCCAGTACTTCCGTTTGGACCAGCGGGTCGCCCTCATCACGGGCGGCACCTCCGGCCTGGGCTTAGCCATCGCCGAGGTCTTCCTCCAGGCCGGGGCGACCGTCTTCATCACGGCCCGCCGGGCCGACCGGGGTCAGGCGGCCCTCGAGCGTCTGCGGCCTCTCGGACCCGTCCAGTTTTTCCCCGCTGACGTGAGCCGACGATGGGACGTCGAGCGTTTGTTTGACTGGCTTCGGGGGCAGACCCACCGTCTGGACATCCTGGTCAACAACGCCGGCATCATGCAGGTCAAGGACCTGACGGAGATGACCGAGGACGAGTGGGAGCGGGAGTGGAACATCCACGTCAAGGGGACTTTCCTGTGCACCCAGCAGGCCCTGCGCTTCATGCTGGGCCAGACCAGCGGGGTCATCCTGAACATTTCGTCCTACCTGGGTCTGCGCGGCGGGTCCGGCTTCACGCCGGCCTACAGTGCGGCCAAGGGGGCCATAGTGACCTTCACGAAGGTCCTGGCTTCTCGGTATGGGCCTTACGGGATCCGGGCCAACGTCCTGTGCCCCGGGTTCATCCCGACGGACTTGAACCGCCACGTCTTTGAGGAAGCGCCGGACCCGGCGGCCAAGCGCCGGGAGATCGAGGAACGCTACCCCCTTCGCCGTCTCGGTGAGCCCATCGACGTGGCCCTGGCGGCCCTGTACCTCTGTTCGGACGCCGCCCGATGGGTCTCCGGGGCCGTCCTCGTCATCGACGGCGGTCTCTCGGCCCGGTAG
- the ugpQ gene encoding Glycerophosphodiester phosphodiesterase, cytoplasmic: MRVIAHRGFSGRYAENTEPAFRAALAVGADAVECDVQCTADGVWVLFHDRSLRRKVGLSGRVPDRRWDDLRGRLVRVRRRTPAPLMTLTDLAERLPPTEVFVEVKVLPGRPYDRSQIEGLVRILAEHPEHAWRVITADRPTLDRLRQVAPDVPRGLVVFPWSEAEEVDRPGDWEYLFIHRRLYRWVRRRLPAWVRAGRRVVCYTVNRPSELKRYRTDGLYGIETDWPDRFQTGGGMQDA, translated from the coding sequence ATGCGGGTCATCGCCCATCGGGGTTTTTCGGGACGATACGCGGAAAACACGGAGCCGGCTTTCCGAGCCGCCCTGGCCGTCGGGGCCGACGCCGTCGAGTGCGACGTCCAGTGCACGGCCGACGGCGTGTGGGTCCTCTTCCATGACCGGTCTCTCCGACGGAAGGTGGGGCTTTCAGGCCGGGTCCCCGACCGCCGGTGGGACGACCTGCGGGGCCGACTCGTCCGGGTCCGGCGACGGACCCCGGCACCCCTGATGACCCTGACGGACCTGGCCGAGCGCCTGCCGCCGACGGAGGTCTTCGTCGAAGTCAAAGTCCTCCCGGGCCGGCCTTACGACCGGTCTCAAATAGAGGGACTGGTTCGCATCTTGGCGGAGCATCCCGAGCACGCGTGGCGGGTCATCACGGCCGACCGCCCCACGCTGGACCGCCTGCGTCAGGTTGCGCCGGACGTCCCCCGGGGCCTCGTGGTGTTCCCGTGGTCGGAGGCCGAGGAGGTAGACCGGCCGGGCGATTGGGAGTATCTTTTCATCCACCGTCGGCTCTACCGATGGGTCCGCCGCCGGCTCCCGGCCTGGGTCCGGGCGGGCCGGCGGGTCGTCTGCTACACGGTCAACCGGCCGTCCGAGCTGAAGCGCTATCGGACCGATGGTCTGTACGGCATCGAGACCGACTGGCCGGACCGATTCCAGACGGGCGGCGGGATGCAAGACGCCTGA
- the pyrF gene encoding Orotidine 5'-phosphate decarboxylase: protein MDRERHSWWDRVIVALDQTSWLDALAWVERLRPWVTWFKVGPVAFLRHGPALIHAIHQTGARVFLDLKFHDIPSVMESALRAAYHLRVAMVNFHALSGPEALRSLAQTARPWPDRPLLIAVTVLTSHDRPPWDPTGSPATWAERLAGWALEAGFDGVVCSAGDVPAIRQKYGPDFRTVVPGVRLEAPADDQRRWTTPWDALRTGADWIVLGRALTASPDPIAVCERLNAAFYEAGGNEPVGR, encoded by the coding sequence ATGGACCGAGAGCGCCATTCCTGGTGGGACCGGGTCATCGTGGCCCTGGACCAGACGTCCTGGCTGGACGCCCTGGCGTGGGTCGAGCGCCTGCGGCCGTGGGTCACCTGGTTTAAGGTCGGCCCCGTCGCCTTTCTACGGCATGGACCTGCCCTCATCCATGCGATCCATCAGACCGGCGCCCGCGTCTTCCTGGACCTGAAGTTCCATGACATCCCCAGCGTGATGGAGAGCGCCCTCCGGGCGGCCTACCACCTGCGGGTGGCGATGGTCAACTTCCATGCCCTCAGCGGTCCCGAGGCCCTTCGGTCGTTAGCCCAGACGGCCCGCCCGTGGCCGGACCGGCCGCTTCTCATCGCCGTCACCGTCCTGACGAGTCACGACCGGCCGCCCTGGGACCCGACGGGCTCGCCGGCGACGTGGGCCGAGCGCCTGGCCGGATGGGCCTTGGAGGCCGGTTTTGACGGCGTCGTCTGCTCGGCCGGGGACGTCCCGGCGATCCGGCAGAAGTACGGACCCGACTTTCGGACCGTCGTGCCGGGCGTCCGGCTGGAAGCGCCGGCCGACGACCAGCGTCGGTGGACGACGCCCTGGGATGCCCTCCGAACCGGGGCCGACTGGATCGTCTTGGGCCGAGCCCTGACGGCGAGTCCGGACCCGATAGCCGTCTGCGAGCGGCTGAATGCGGCTTTTTATGAGGCGGGGGGCAATGAGCCGGTCGGCCGATAG
- the rpoZ gene encoding DNA-directed RNA polymerase subunit omega → MESLHVFYEDVENMYMFITLAAQRVDQLYRGARPRVKPLTPDEKPTVLAMREVLAGKVRYETPPSLPRPIMKEQSMNVSFM, encoded by the coding sequence ATGGAGAGTCTACACGTCTTTTACGAAGATGTCGAGAACATGTACATGTTCATCACGCTGGCCGCCCAGCGGGTCGACCAGCTCTATCGGGGGGCCCGGCCCCGGGTCAAGCCCCTCACGCCGGATGAGAAGCCGACGGTCCTGGCCATGCGGGAAGTCTTGGCCGGGAAGGTCCGCTACGAGACGCCCCCGAGCCTGCCGCGGCCCATCATGAAAGAACAGTCCATGAACGTTTCCTTCATGTGA
- a CDS encoding Phthiotriol/phenolphthiotriol dimycocerosates methyltransferase, producing MTRDDRPVLVRLYEDENCRLCEALKVDLVSRAEAWGIVLEAVDIRTDPRLLRQYATRIPVVEVEGIYVLEAPVSAADVRRAVRQVRRGYRRQRRIYETHWRWVSGLEALWDRRYGHRWRRRWFQQILQAHPSDRPLRCLELAVGAGRNRAFYPPAWTVVWLDASSLWPAVWKRQAPGVPAVVGDVHALPFRDASFDLVLSSFTLCAVWNLERVVEEVDRVLRPGGAWWWLDHVRGPGLMGWVQRAVRPIWFAVLGCFPDRPVGAWLRADPRFRWRVWPLGGGLLQMGAGVKAD from the coding sequence ATGACTCGAGACGACCGGCCGGTCCTCGTGCGTCTGTACGAAGACGAAAACTGCCGCCTCTGCGAGGCCCTCAAGGTCGATCTGGTGAGCCGTGCCGAGGCGTGGGGGATCGTCCTCGAGGCCGTCGACATCCGGACGGACCCTCGGCTCTTGCGGCAGTATGCGACCCGCATCCCCGTCGTCGAGGTCGAGGGGATTTACGTCCTGGAGGCCCCCGTCTCGGCGGCGGACGTCCGACGGGCCGTTCGGCAAGTCCGCCGGGGCTATCGCCGCCAGCGGCGGATCTACGAAACCCATTGGCGATGGGTCAGCGGCCTGGAGGCCCTCTGGGACCGCCGGTACGGACACCGATGGCGACGGCGGTGGTTCCAGCAAATCCTGCAGGCCCACCCGTCGGACCGGCCCCTCCGATGCCTGGAGCTGGCCGTCGGCGCCGGTCGGAACCGGGCCTTTTATCCGCCGGCCTGGACGGTCGTGTGGCTCGATGCGTCGAGTCTCTGGCCCGCCGTGTGGAAACGGCAGGCCCCGGGCGTCCCGGCCGTCGTCGGGGACGTCCACGCCCTGCCCTTTCGGGACGCCAGCTTCGACCTCGTCCTGTCCAGTTTTACCCTGTGCGCCGTGTGGAATCTCGAACGGGTCGTCGAGGAGGTCGACCGGGTCCTCCGACCCGGCGGGGCCTGGTGGTGGCTCGATCATGTCCGGGGGCCCGGTCTGATGGGCTGGGTCCAACGGGCCGTCCGACCCATCTGGTTCGCCGTCCTGGGATGTTTCCCGGACCGGCCCGTCGGCGCATGGCTTCGGGCCGACCCCCGCTTCCGATGGCGGGTTTGGCCGTTGGGGGGCGGACTCTTGCAGATGGGTGCCGGGGTGAAGGCGGATTGA
- the rfaE gene encoding D-beta-D-heptose 7-phosphate kinase → MVGYPVGRDIRDILTAWAQVRVLLVGDFLLDRWIYGTIDRISREAPVFIVEHEAESWGLGGAANTAAQLRAFGAEVWAVGWLGEDAAGERLLHMLQERGVRTDGMVWLGDRPTVVKTRIVAGPPYAVKQQVLRLDRGQSAADAVGYADRVLRSFSAILPAADIVLVSDYGYGAGRPDMVAALVRMARSAGVPLIGDSRYSLPAFRGADALTPNESELAAATGRSWQDVEGLFPVARDFCHQMELAALLVTRGSQGMALYEREAGRWTAIPVHGSPVPVDVAGAGDTVLATFGLTYAVTRDFQTAAHLANVAAGIVVMKKGVAQATIEELREAIQEGR, encoded by the coding sequence ATGGTCGGGTATCCGGTCGGGCGGGATATCCGGGATATCTTAACGGCGTGGGCTCAAGTCCGGGTCCTCCTGGTCGGGGACTTTCTCCTGGACCGGTGGATTTACGGGACCATCGACCGCATTTCCCGGGAGGCCCCGGTCTTCATCGTCGAACACGAAGCCGAATCGTGGGGCCTGGGCGGGGCGGCCAACACGGCGGCCCAGCTTCGGGCCTTCGGGGCCGAGGTCTGGGCCGTCGGATGGCTCGGCGAGGACGCCGCCGGAGAGCGGCTCCTCCACATGCTTCAGGAGCGGGGCGTCCGGACCGACGGGATGGTCTGGCTGGGGGACCGACCGACGGTCGTCAAGACCCGCATCGTGGCCGGGCCGCCGTACGCCGTCAAACAGCAGGTCCTCCGCCTGGACCGGGGCCAGAGCGCGGCCGACGCCGTCGGCTATGCCGACCGCGTCCTCCGGTCGTTTTCAGCGATCCTCCCGGCGGCCGACATCGTCTTGGTCTCCGACTACGGCTACGGGGCGGGTCGACCGGATATGGTCGCCGCCTTAGTCCGGATGGCCCGGTCGGCGGGCGTGCCCCTTATCGGGGATTCCCGATACAGCCTGCCGGCCTTCCGGGGGGCCGACGCCCTGACGCCCAACGAGTCGGAGCTGGCGGCCGCCACGGGCCGGTCGTGGCAGGACGTCGAGGGCCTCTTTCCCGTCGCCCGGGATTTCTGCCACCAGATGGAGCTGGCGGCCCTCTTGGTGACCCGCGGTTCGCAGGGGATGGCCCTCTACGAGCGGGAGGCCGGTCGGTGGACGGCCATCCCCGTCCACGGCTCGCCGGTTCCCGTGGACGTGGCCGGCGCCGGGGACACGGTCCTGGCGACGTTTGGCCTGACTTATGCCGTGACCCGGGACTTCCAGACGGCCGCTCATCTGGCCAACGTGGCGGCCGGGATCGTCGTCATGAAGAAGGGCGTGGCCCAGGCGACGATCGAGGAGCTCCGGGAGGCAATACAAGAGGGCAGGTAG
- the coaBC gene encoding Coenzyme A biosynthesis bifunctional protein CoaBC, whose product MPTVVWGLSSSIAIYKAVEAIRLLTKNGAVRVVAVLSARAEDFIRPLLIEALTHAPVYRAHEVMTPDHQILHTALAREADLIVLAPATAHLLARIAHGMADDLLTSTVLAYDGRVVVAPAMNVHMWRNPATQQNVRLLEERGFVIVGPVEGPQAEGDVGMGRLVEPAELAEVVRTYLDRRRALEGQTVLVTAGPTQEPLDAVRFISNPSSGKMGFAIAEAALQRGAHVILVAGPVHLIPHPAMEFYSVRTAQEMADVVLAHADRADWVVKAAAVADYRPSEVLPYKRKKAGGPWTVRLEPTVDILATLGRRKRPGQVLIGFAAETEDAEEHALQKLDQKNLDFIVLNVVDQPGRGFQADTNQVVLWSRDRRRWESPLASKLWIAHWLWDRWLEVVRGPSVGGQAGR is encoded by the coding sequence ATGCCGACGGTCGTCTGGGGCCTGAGTAGCTCCATCGCCATCTACAAGGCCGTCGAAGCCATCCGACTCCTGACCAAGAACGGGGCCGTCCGGGTCGTCGCCGTCCTGTCGGCCCGGGCCGAGGACTTCATCCGACCCCTCCTCATCGAGGCCCTGACCCACGCCCCCGTGTATCGGGCCCACGAGGTCATGACGCCCGATCACCAGATCCTGCACACGGCCCTTGCCCGGGAAGCCGACCTCATCGTCCTGGCTCCGGCGACGGCCCACCTGCTGGCCCGGATCGCCCACGGGATGGCCGACGACCTGCTGACGTCGACGGTCCTCGCCTATGACGGTCGAGTCGTCGTCGCCCCGGCCATGAACGTCCACATGTGGCGGAATCCGGCGACTCAGCAGAACGTGCGGCTCCTGGAAGAGCGGGGCTTTGTCATCGTCGGCCCCGTCGAGGGACCCCAGGCCGAGGGCGACGTCGGGATGGGCCGTCTCGTCGAGCCGGCCGAGCTTGCCGAGGTCGTCCGGACTTACCTGGACCGGCGGCGGGCCCTCGAAGGCCAGACCGTCCTGGTCACGGCCGGGCCGACGCAGGAGCCCTTAGACGCCGTCCGATTCATCTCGAATCCGTCCTCGGGCAAGATGGGTTTTGCCATCGCCGAGGCGGCCCTCCAGCGGGGCGCTCATGTCATCTTGGTCGCCGGCCCCGTCCATTTGATTCCCCATCCGGCGATGGAATTCTATTCGGTCCGGACGGCCCAGGAGATGGCCGACGTCGTCCTCGCCCATGCCGACCGGGCCGACTGGGTCGTCAAGGCGGCCGCCGTGGCCGACTATCGTCCGAGCGAAGTCCTGCCCTACAAACGGAAAAAGGCCGGCGGCCCCTGGACCGTCCGCCTCGAACCGACCGTCGACATCCTGGCAACCCTGGGGCGACGAAAGCGGCCGGGCCAAGTCCTTATCGGATTCGCCGCCGAGACTGAAGACGCCGAGGAACACGCCCTGCAGAAGCTGGACCAAAAGAACCTGGACTTCATCGTCCTGAACGTCGTCGATCAACCCGGCCGGGGCTTTCAGGCCGACACGAATCAGGTCGTCCTCTGGTCCCGGGACCGACGGCGGTGGGAGTCGCCCCTGGCCTCCAAGCTGTGGATCGCCCACTGGCTGTGGGACCGATGGCTGGAGGTTGTGAGAGGCCCGTCGGTCGGTGGGCAGGCCGGCAGATAG
- the acs gene encoding Acetyl-coenzyme A synthetase, whose protein sequence is MRRWAWEPSAEVIERSNVYRMMRKYGFRDYADFWRWSVEDVARFWQVMDRELDLAWQRPYEQVLDTAQGWAWARWFIGGRFNVAYNCLDKHVAAGRASKIAFIWEGEDGRAERWTYGDLTRWTLQVSHALKDLGLRPGDRVGLFLPMVPEIVPALLAVARLGGIVVPMFSGYGPDPIAVRLRDSEARFLITADGFYRRGQVVPMKETADAAIAMAPTVERVLVVRRTDQTIPWDARRDVWWHEVVDSAPDTPLMEETEPETPFMLIYTSGTTGRPKATVHVHAGFPVKSAQDIYHCFDLQADDVLFWLTDMGWMMGPWEVTGVLILGGTFLLYDGAPDYPAPDRLWQIVERHGVTILGITPTFIRAVRRQGDEWVERHPMPTLRILGSTGEPWNPDPWMWCFEKVGQRRCPIINYSGGTEVSGGILGCVPIRPLKPCAFHGPVLGMDADVWDEDGRPVTGTVGELVVKKPWVGMTRGFWRDPQRYVETYWSRWPDVWVHGDLVLRDDEGFWFIEGRSDDTLKVGGKRLGPAEVESILVAHGAVAEAAVIGVPDEVKGEALVCFAVLKPGREPSEELRQELKDWVARHLGKAFTPKDVRFVRDLPKTRNAKVMRRLIRAAYLGLPLGDTSSLENPQALEEIAQAR, encoded by the coding sequence ATGAGGCGGTGGGCATGGGAGCCCTCGGCCGAGGTCATCGAGCGAAGCAACGTCTACCGCATGATGCGGAAGTACGGCTTCCGGGACTACGCCGACTTCTGGCGGTGGTCCGTCGAGGACGTCGCCCGGTTCTGGCAGGTCATGGACCGGGAGCTGGACCTGGCCTGGCAGAGGCCCTACGAGCAGGTCCTGGATACCGCCCAGGGTTGGGCCTGGGCCCGGTGGTTCATCGGCGGCCGGTTCAATGTGGCGTATAACTGCTTAGACAAGCACGTGGCGGCCGGCCGGGCCTCGAAGATCGCCTTCATCTGGGAGGGCGAGGACGGTCGGGCCGAGCGCTGGACTTACGGGGACCTGACCCGCTGGACGCTCCAAGTCAGCCATGCCTTGAAGGACCTCGGCCTCCGACCCGGCGACCGGGTCGGCCTCTTCCTCCCCATGGTCCCCGAGATCGTGCCCGCCCTGCTGGCCGTCGCCCGCCTGGGGGGCATCGTCGTCCCGATGTTTTCCGGCTACGGGCCGGACCCCATCGCCGTCCGCCTTCGGGACAGCGAGGCCCGCTTCCTCATCACGGCGGACGGATTTTACCGCCGGGGCCAGGTCGTCCCCATGAAGGAGACGGCCGACGCCGCCATCGCCATGGCCCCGACGGTCGAGCGGGTCCTGGTCGTCCGCCGGACGGACCAGACGATCCCCTGGGACGCCCGTCGGGACGTCTGGTGGCACGAGGTCGTCGACTCGGCCCCGGACACGCCCCTGATGGAAGAGACCGAGCCCGAGACGCCCTTCATGCTGATTTACACCTCCGGCACGACGGGCCGTCCGAAGGCGACCGTCCACGTGCACGCCGGCTTCCCCGTCAAGTCGGCCCAGGACATCTACCACTGCTTCGACCTGCAGGCCGACGACGTCCTCTTCTGGCTGACCGACATGGGCTGGATGATGGGCCCCTGGGAAGTCACGGGCGTTCTGATCCTCGGCGGGACGTTCCTGCTCTATGACGGCGCCCCGGACTATCCGGCACCGGACCGCCTCTGGCAGATCGTAGAACGTCACGGCGTGACGATCCTCGGCATCACGCCGACCTTCATCCGGGCCGTCCGCCGGCAGGGCGATGAGTGGGTCGAACGGCATCCGATGCCGACCTTGCGGATCCTCGGCTCGACGGGCGAGCCCTGGAACCCCGACCCCTGGATGTGGTGCTTCGAAAAGGTCGGCCAGCGGCGGTGTCCCATCATCAACTACTCGGGCGGGACGGAGGTCTCCGGCGGGATCCTCGGGTGCGTCCCCATCCGGCCCCTTAAGCCGTGCGCCTTCCACGGGCCGGTCCTCGGGATGGACGCCGACGTGTGGGACGAAGACGGCCGGCCCGTCACGGGGACCGTCGGTGAACTCGTCGTCAAGAAGCCGTGGGTCGGGATGACGCGCGGCTTCTGGCGGGACCCCCAGCGGTACGTCGAGACCTACTGGTCCCGATGGCCCGACGTGTGGGTCCACGGGGACCTGGTCCTGCGGGACGACGAGGGCTTCTGGTTCATCGAGGGTCGGTCCGACGACACCCTGAAGGTCGGCGGCAAGCGCCTGGGCCCGGCCGAGGTCGAGTCCATCCTGGTCGCCCACGGGGCCGTCGCCGAGGCGGCCGTCATCGGAGTCCCCGACGAGGTCAAGGGCGAGGCCCTCGTGTGTTTTGCGGTCTTGAAGCCGGGCCGGGAGCCGTCCGAGGAGCTTCGACAAGAGTTGAAAGATTGGGTCGCCCGGCACCTGGGCAAGGCCTTCACCCCGAAGGACGTCCGGTTCGTCCGGGACCTCCCGAAGACCCGCAACGCCAAGGTCATGCGCCGTCTCATCCGGGCCGCCTACCTGGGCCTCCCCCTGGGGGATACGTCGTCCCTCGAAAATCCCCAGGCCCTCGAAGAGATCGCCCAGGCCCGGTAG
- the thiC gene encoding Phosphomethylpyrimidine synthase — MPTQMEYARQGRITEAMAYVAEVEGVSPEEIREKVAAGVVVIPANPNHRTLTRFTGIGKGLSVKVNANLGTSYDYVNLEEELEKLRLAVEAGADAVMDLSTGGDLQAIRQAILDHCPVPLGTVPIYEAEFEAARKRGSFFDMTVDDLFETIERHGREGVDFITVHCGVTRHALERYIRTDRVTGIVSRGGGLMAAWMLHNDAENPLYQYYDRLLEIAREYDMTLSLGDGLRPGCLADDLDRPQVEELIVLGELVERARRAGVQTMVEGPGHVPLNEIATNVQLEKKLCREAPFYVLGMLPVDTAAGFDHIAGAIGGAVAGMYGVDMLCYLTPAEHLALPTPEQVYEGVVAFKIAAHVADVARGHARALERNRRMSEARYKLDWETQFRLALYPDVARRIFEARNSQTRACSMCGPFCPMNLVEHVVRRKRSALEEHPVAMAMQTPC, encoded by the coding sequence ATGCCGACGCAAATGGAATACGCCCGCCAGGGGCGCATCACCGAGGCGATGGCCTACGTGGCCGAGGTCGAAGGCGTCTCCCCCGAAGAGATCCGGGAGAAGGTCGCCGCCGGGGTCGTCGTCATCCCGGCCAACCCGAACCACCGGACGCTGACCCGCTTCACGGGCATCGGGAAGGGCCTATCGGTGAAAGTCAACGCCAACCTGGGCACGTCTTACGACTATGTGAACCTCGAGGAAGAGCTGGAGAAGCTCCGGCTCGCCGTCGAGGCCGGCGCCGACGCCGTCATGGACCTCTCGACGGGCGGGGACCTGCAAGCGATCCGGCAGGCGATCCTGGACCACTGTCCCGTGCCCCTCGGCACGGTGCCCATCTACGAGGCCGAATTCGAGGCCGCCCGCAAGCGGGGCTCCTTCTTCGACATGACGGTCGACGACCTGTTCGAGACCATCGAGCGCCACGGCCGGGAGGGCGTGGACTTCATCACGGTCCACTGCGGCGTGACCCGCCATGCCCTGGAGCGCTACATCCGCACGGACCGGGTCACGGGCATCGTCTCCCGGGGCGGGGGCCTGATGGCCGCCTGGATGCTTCACAACGACGCCGAAAACCCCCTCTACCAGTACTACGACCGTCTCCTGGAGATCGCCCGCGAGTACGACATGACCCTGAGCCTCGGCGACGGCCTCCGGCCCGGGTGCTTGGCCGACGACCTGGACCGGCCCCAGGTCGAGGAGCTGATCGTCCTCGGGGAGCTCGTCGAACGAGCCCGCCGGGCCGGCGTCCAGACGATGGTCGAGGGCCCCGGCCACGTGCCCCTGAACGAGATCGCCACGAACGTCCAGCTCGAGAAGAAGCTCTGCCGGGAGGCGCCCTTCTATGTCCTCGGGATGCTCCCCGTCGATACGGCGGCCGGCTTTGACCACATCGCCGGGGCCATCGGCGGGGCCGTCGCCGGCATGTACGGCGTCGATATGCTGTGCTACCTGACGCCCGCCGAGCACCTCGCCCTGCCGACGCCCGAGCAGGTCTACGAAGGCGTCGTCGCCTTTAAGATCGCCGCCCACGTCGCCGACGTCGCCCGGGGCCACGCCCGGGCCCTCGAGCGGAACCGCCGCATGTCCGAGGCCCGCTACAAGCTCGACTGGGAGACGCAGTTCCGGCTGGCCCTCTATCCGGACGTCGCCCGCCGCATCTTCGAGGCCCGGAACTCTCAGACGCGGGCCTGCTCCATGTGCGGCCCCTTCTGTCCGATGAACCTGGTCGAACACGTCGTCCGCCGGAAGCGGTCGGCCCTCGAGGAACACCCCGTGGCGATGGCCATGCAGACCCCGTGCTGA
- the ahpF gene encoding NADH dehydrogenase, whose translation MALISPRDAEALRKRFAAELRDPVDLWVFTQALNCPTCPTALQIAQELGALTDKVRVVEKNPLIDVDDARGLDTSMVPAFVLRTASSDGRIRYYGLPSGYEFAVLVETLVSLSRQESVLEPELVERLQALTAPMTLRVFVTPTCPYCPQMAFLAYQIAMLRPNVTAEVIEASEFPEVSTRYQVRAVPRTVVNDRHAVEGAVPPDVFIEGLLQWQAEAPESGPPSSGLIIVPGR comes from the coding sequence ATGGCCTTGATTTCGCCTCGAGACGCGGAGGCCTTGAGAAAGCGGTTCGCCGCCGAGCTTCGGGACCCCGTGGACCTGTGGGTCTTTACCCAGGCCCTGAACTGCCCGACCTGTCCGACGGCCCTGCAGATCGCCCAGGAGCTGGGCGCCCTGACGGACAAGGTCCGGGTCGTCGAGAAGAACCCCCTGATCGACGTCGACGACGCCCGGGGGCTGGATACCTCGATGGTCCCGGCCTTCGTCCTGCGGACGGCCTCGTCGGACGGCCGAATTCGGTACTACGGCCTGCCGTCGGGCTATGAGTTTGCGGTCCTGGTCGAGACCCTCGTCTCGCTCTCCCGTCAGGAGAGCGTCCTGGAGCCGGAGTTGGTCGAGCGCCTGCAGGCCCTGACGGCCCCGATGACCCTGCGGGTCTTCGTCACGCCGACGTGTCCCTACTGCCCCCAGATGGCCTTCCTGGCCTATCAGATCGCCATGCTCCGGCCCAACGTGACGGCGGAAGTCATCGAGGCGTCCGAATTCCCCGAGGTCTCGACCCGTTATCAGGTCCGGGCCGTCCCCCGGACGGTCGTCAACGACCGTCACGCCGTCGAGGGGGCCGTGCCGCCGGACGTGTTCATCGAGGGTCTCTTGCAATGGCAGGCCGAGGCGCCCGAGTCCGGTCCTCCGAGTTCGGGGCTGATCATCGTGCCGGGGCGGTGA